The genomic stretch CGAAGGCGGTCGGCGGCAGCGCGGATTTCGTCGGGCGTCATCCACACGGTGCGCACGATGCCCTCGTCCAGCACCCACCCGGGTTGGGGGTCGCTGACGTCGCCGGTGAACGCGAACCGCACATACGTGACATCTTCACCAGTGGTCGGACGGTGGAAGCGCGATAGATACACTCCCAGCACGTGAGTGGGCGTGAACACACAACCTGTTTCTTCGAGCGCCTCGCGGGCCACCCCCTGCTCAGGGGACTCGCCGGGGTCGAGGTGGCCGGCTGGATTGTTGAGCTTCAAGCCCTCCGACGTCTGCTCTTCCACCAGCAAATAGCGTCCGTCGCGCTCGATGATGGCCGCGACGGTGACACTGGGTTTCCAACGTTCTTCCATGGTGGGCAGTTTAT from Caldimonas brevitalea encodes the following:
- a CDS encoding NUDIX hydrolase, encoding MEERWKPSVTVAAIIERDGRYLLVEEQTSEGLKLNNPAGHLDPGESPEQGVAREALEETGCVFTPTHVLGVYLSRFHRPTTGEDVTYVRFAFTGDVSDPQPGWVLDEGIVRTVWMTPDEIRAAADRLRSPLVLRCLDDHLAGRRFPLDLLTTDPTVYTPEIKRP